The genomic stretch CTTGTGGTAATGATGAtttcaaatatcagaatatttcataggctatcacgtgcaaaatgtgtggatgagtttttaatattcaattggtttcaaaaacaggttaactgatctagaaagtaacggatttcaaatcttatgcaagacagttcaataaaggggtggttcaaaagatttcagctgagtttaaagtgagacacggcagttaagtctactacaaccacaaatcatgtatgcaaatggaacaagtttggagtttaatatgctagaaagcgaactaggtgagaagtgatataagttagattaagaaaaagccctaaaagggaacagtccataacagaacatcaattaatctcctctgatcatggaggaatcaaatatttaacaaactgtgtttgaaacaaagataatttattcaacatttatagagggtattaatctccagctttacaatctatattaacgacttggaaaaagggactgagtgtaacatagccaagtttgctgctgatacaaagatcgaaggaaaagcaatgtgtgaggaggacacaacaaatctgcaaaaggacatagacagtctaagtgagtgagcaaaaatttggcagatggactataatgttggaaagtgtgaggtcatgcactttggcagaaaaaaatcaaagagcaacatattgtttaaatggcgaaagattgcaaagtactgcagtacagcaggacctggggatacttgtgaatgaaatgcaacaggatagtatgtagtttcagcaagtgatcaggaaggccaatggtatcttggcctttattgcaaaagggatagggtataaaagcaggaaaatcttgctacagctatatgtgaggccacacctggaacactgcgtgcagttttggtttccatatttatgaaagggtatacttgctttggaggcagctcagagaaggttcactaggttgattctgggcatgaggggtttgacttatgaggaacaattaagtaggttgggcctctactgactggaattaagaagaatgaaaggtgatcttatcaaaacgtataagattatgagggggcttgataaggtggatgcagagaggatgtttccactgataatagaattagagtgcatgatcttagaataaggggccgcccatttaaaagagagatgaggagcaatttcttctctcagagggttgtaaatctatggacttcactgcctcagagagctgtggaagttgggccattgaataaatttaagacagaaatagacagtttcttaaacgatatgggaatatgggtcatggggagcgggcggggaagtggaactcagtccatgatcagatcagccatgatcttattgaatggcggagcaggctcgaggggccgtatggcctactcctgttgctatttcttatgttcttatgttcaggtatagaggttattaagataaccagaaacaaacaagagctgccagaatgaacatagttcagtgcccaatgcaatctcaGTATATCGTGTTCTAGTCAcaaatgcaatctttctcctcaactgatttaaaactgagatgaggaggaatttcttctctgagggttgtaaatctgtggaattctctgcaccagagagcagtggagtctggatcattgtatatatttaaggcggagatagccagatttttgagtgataagggagtaaagggttctggggagtgggcagggaatggagctgagcctatgatcagaccagccatgaccttattgaatggggagcaggcccgggggtctgggtggcccagtcctgctcctatttctcatggtcatatgtacccagcatgccccgcagtggagaatgtgccgcacccagactacaggagctcagtgcgcaggcgcgggccctggctgtgtttggagcatgcacggTGCTTGTAATGGTGGAGGAGACGCGTTTTGTACAGGCTCCCAAGAAGTGTccctttcagcgggacggagcagaGTAATGGATCagtggggagccggggaggcttcataaacaatcggtgctcgccgcaagcccggaataataaccggaatatcggcggttgcagctttggggctttctcccggtcacaggcccaggctaacggtggccatcttggtgcaggaaggcatgttcacgccgccaatttgattcactgagcagcacagcgcatgcgtggccatcttggtgcaggaacaaagtgaatgatgtcagtgtctggaactgaacccagccagagtcagcaccttcaggggaggggaaccagtgagtgcagaactgaacccagccagagtcagcaacttcaggggaggggactcagtgagtgtagaactgaacccaactagagtcagtaccttcaggggaggggaaccagtgagtgtagaactgaacccagccagagtctgcaccttcaggggaggggaaccagtgagtgtagaactgaacccagccagagtcagtaccttcaggggaggggaaccagtgagtgcagaactgaacccagccagagtcagcaacttcaggggagaggactcagtgagtgtagaactgaacccaactagagtcagtaccttcagcggaggggaaccagtgagtgtagaactgaacccagccagagtcagtaccttcaggggaggggaactagtgagtgtagaactgaacccagccagagtcagcaccttcaggtgaggggaaccagtgagtctagaactgaacccagccagagtcagtaccttcaggggaggggaaccagtgactgtagaactaaacccattcatagtcagtaccttcaagggagaggaaccagtgacagtagaactaaacccagccagagtcagcatcttcagtggtggggaaagaggggagggacggagaggacccagtgattgcagaaatgaccccagccagagaccgccccatcaggggagcagaggtaggggaaccagtgagtgcggaactgaacacagccagactcagcatcttcaggggaagtGGGGAACATGTGAGtgtcgacctgaacccagccacagtcagaacattcaggggaggagagggacgggaaccagtgagtgtagaactgaacccaaccagaattggtggtgaaaactgggagtggaggagaaacaggctagaaatgtgtgttgatttggatttcagtgctgcaggagggacaatgtgtgggacagggatttacagctttggaagaaaaagagaggaaagaatgttaaatggaaactagatgtgtatatcctgaatttgtgtcttgtactgacagtgatgagttttgttatctccttttacatcgtattagaaggggagattttcagacaggaaacacaaactaaacatcgcgtcaagatctgatggagtcaatcgattcatcaggacctgaatatcatcggcctttgaaagtggaaggagaaatgtttgtctgttctgtctgtgcgaaaagatttcaaatatcagtgtgactggaaaagcactgagacacacacacccgagtgagtgttccagtgcactgcctgtggaaagagctttaaccagttaaacagtctgaagaaacatcgcaccattcacagcggggagaaactgtaaacgtgttgtgtgtgtgggcgaggcttcaactgatcgtccaacctggagagtcacaaggatacccgcaccatggagaaaccgtggaaatgtggggactgtgggaagggattcagatcaccatctctcctggaaattcatcaacacagtcacactggggagaggccgttcacctgctctgagtgtgggaagcgattcactcagtcatccgacctgctgaaacaccagcgagttcacactggggagaggccgttcacctgctcggagtgtgggaagggattcacttgttcatccaacctgctggcacaccagcgagttcacactggggagagaccgttcaactgctatgagtgtgggaagggattcacttgttcatccaacctgctgacacaccagcgagttcacactggggagaggccgttcacctgctctgagtgtgggaagggattcactcggccatccatcctgctgacacaccagcgagttcacactggggagaggccgttcacttgctctgagtgtgggaagggattcactcagtcatcacacctgcagtcacaccagcgagtacacactgaggagaggccgttcacctgctcggagtgtgggaagggattcaattgttcatccaacctgctggcacaccagcaagttcacactggggagaggccgttcacctgctatgagtgtggtaaaggattcacttgttcatccaacctgctgacacaccagcgagttcacactggggagaggccattcacctgctcggagtgtgggaagggattcactcagtcatccaacctgctgagacaccagcgagtacacactggggagaggccgttcacctgctcggagtgtgggaagggattcactcaggcatcccacctgctgaaacaccagcgagttcacaagtgattgcaggagttggattctactgttattgaggctgttaatcacatcccgactgaaccatgttcattctgacagttggggtttgtttctgttgatgttaataacccgataactgggctggattttaatattctggatatattgctgattgtgttctcagggatgcagtgtccatttaagaaacactgtgggttatctttccccttaattcagcaattctcaacagaaatttactttgcaataaagttatgaacttttactttaatcctaaattgatctttggtacaaaatctacaatagtgtgtgaaagtttccactgaataaaatctccaattggaaagagcttgctgacaattcttaatgccttgctcattacacacagtggcccctccatatccaccagaaagaaggggaatgagaattggtggggaatcagtgtacccAAATGTTGTTGTTCCCATCTGGGTGGATCAATCCTCTCGGCacgagaatggagacaagtccagaccaaaactgtgcgcagtagcccaggtgtggtcttacagttgtagcaggacttccctacttttagactccatcccctttgcaataaaggccagcattcagtttgccttcctgattattgctgtacctgcatgcaaacattttgagtttcatgtacaagaatccccagatctctctgtataacagcattttataatcgtccacatctaaataataatttgcttttttttcctaccaaaggaaatcacctgatattttaccacattatagtccatctgccagatttttgcccactcattgaacctatctatatccctttgtagattctttgcgtcctcctcacaacttgcttttccacctatctttgtaccatcggcaaatttggttatgttacactcggccccttcatccaagtcattaatataaattgtaattagttgaggccccagtacttatcactgcggcgccccactagttactgtttgccaacctgaaaatgacccatttatccggattctctgttttctgttagttcagcaatcctctcttcatgctgatatattacacccaaccccatgagctcttagcatgtgcagtaatattttgtgtggcaccttattgaatgctttctggaaatcaaaatatacaacatcaaatgattctcccttatccactctgctcgttacatccttaaacaactacagcaaatttgtcaaacatgatttccctttcataaaaccatgctaactctgcctaactgcagtatggttttctaaatgtcctgctagtacttccttaatgatgaactcgagtatttcccactgacagatggtaagctaactgatgtatagtttcctgctctctgtctccctccttacttgaataggcatgttacatttgcagttttccagtccactgggacctcttcagaattcagggaattttggtggattacaactaatgcatgcactatctctgcaactaattattttaagacctgaggatgcatgccatcaggtccagaggacttgtccacctttagtcacattagtttgattagcactttatctgtagtaatagtgattgttttaagtcatcccccccaactccccctccgcaatagctccttggttagcaactgttgggatgtttttagtgtcctctaccgtgaatccTAATATAAAATattcgttcaaaatctctgccatttccgtgtttcccattagtaattctccaatgtcatcctctaagcgagcaatgtttactttagatactcgtttcctttttatgtccctgtagaagctcttactgtctgtttttatatttcttgctagtttgctctcatctgctatcttctctgtctttttcattttttagtcgtcctttgcaggtttctaaaaattcccaatcctctggccttccactgtccttcacaacattatctgccattttttccaatttgataccatcctttacttccatgacgacacttgttgcacacgtgattgaccaggacacgagaagtgtagttgctccacaacgacatggtttcatctgtttcaacagaaacaactacactgtgttacttccagaaataatccccactgtctggccttaatgaatccatgtcactaccaaatgctgcaatgtttcctccaccccACAGAGTTCCATCTGTTTATAGCCACGACAAAAATGTcccatttcctcctggagtttgagggacatcagctttaacaatggggcagagtttcagccaatgagcgagatccagatccagccccgcccactgggggctgCAAGCCCCACCTCTCGTACACTGTGATTGGTTGGAGGATCAaccgcctgcctggtcctccagccccgcccccactctccctattggtcgggagctgccgtcaatcagccaggcagtgtgagctgagcatgcacagtgggtgagtcagcaggtgagagatgggcggagggagggagcgggttaataaagaacgcgcttatttgtacttccAAAATGGCCACCACGCCGCaccatttgtctatgattggtcccttggaggataagccacaccctgagatttcactggaatgtgtaactggaaccgcccatcccaaggtctcactgactttgcaaattgtaacttgatccactttgacttcctgaagcgacagaggacagagctccccataagatagcaagggccagccaaagtaccttgcccccatcccaatgcatgcctcccccagctgaagtgcattaccccagtcccagtgcatgcctcccttgGTCAAAGTGCATTACCCTAGttccagtacatgcctcccccagtcaaagtgctttaccccagtcccaagatatgcctcccccagcggAATGCcttacccagtcccagtgcatgcctcacccagcagaagtgcctgacactagtcccattgcatttctcctcccgccaaagtgtcttaccaccgtccaagtatatgcctcccacagccaaagtgccttaccccattcccagtgcaggcctccgccagctgaagtgccttaccccagtcagagtgcatgcctcccccagctgaagtatcttaccccagtcacaacatatgcctcccccagccgaagtgccttatcccagtcgcagtgcatgcctccccaggcaaagtgccttaccccagtcagagtgcatgcctcccccagctgaagtgtcttactccagtcacaacatatgcctcccccagccgaagtgccttatcccagtcacagtgcatgcctcccccagccgaagtgccttatcccagtcacagtgcaaccctcccccagctgtagtgccttaccccagtcccagtgtatgcttcCTCCAGCTGAAGTGCCTTCCCCAGTCCAAGTGCACCTGCCACCAGCCGacgtgccttacccaagtcccagtgcaggcctcccacagccgaagtgccctaccctagtcccattgcatttctctcCCCGCCGAAGTGTCTTAGCactgtcccagtatatgcctcccccaggaaaagtgccttaccccagtcccagtgcaggcatCCCCCactcgaagtgccttaccccagtcccagtccatgactcccccagccgaagtgccttgtcccagtcccagtgcaggcctctcccagccgaagtgccttgccccagtcccagtgcaggcctctccCACTCGAAGTGCCTTTCCCCAgttagagtgcatgcctcccccagccaaagtggctGAATCCAGTCGCATTGCATTTCTCCCTCATCCGAATTGTCTTACTACAGTCCCAGTATATGCTCCCactgccgaagtgccttaccccagtcccagtataaacatcccccagccgaagtgccttaccccagtcccagtgcatgcctcccccagccgaagtgccttaccctaatcccagtatatgccttccccagccaaagtgcctaaccctagtcccagtgcatgcctcccccagccaaagtgccttatcccagtcccagtgttagcatcccccagccgaagtgccttaccccagtccaagtatatgcctcccccagccgaagtgccttactgcagtcccagtgcatgcctcccccagccgaagtgccttaccccagtccaagtatatgcctcccccagccgaagtgccttaccccagtccaagtatatgcctcccccagccgaagtgccttaacacagtccaagtgaatgcctcccccagctgacataccttaccccagtcccagtgtatccctccctcagttgaagtgccttaccccagtcccagtgcatgcctccaccagttgaagtgccttagcccagtcccagtgttagcatcccccagttgaagtgccttaccacagtcccagtgtatccctccaccagttgaagtgcattaCTGTAGTCCCAGTGCATGTTTCTccgagccgaagtgctttacccaagTCACAATATATGCCCCCCCAGCCGAAGTAGCATTTCTCAGTGCAAATGCATGCCTCCGTCAGCCaaagtaccctaccccagtcccagtatatgcgtcccccagccaaagtgcttacCCCATCTCACTGTATCCatccccagatgaagtgccttaccccagtcccagtgcatgcctctcccagttgaaatgcctaaccgcagtcccagtgtatgcctccaccagttgaagtcccTTACTCCactccgagtgcacacctctgccagccgaagtcccttacacccgtgccagtgcatgcctctcccagccaaaatgccttgtcccagtcccagtatatgcctccaccaaccaaagtgccttaaaccagtcgcagtttatgcctatcccagccaaagtgccttacccagtccaagtgcacacctcccccaacaaaagtgccttaccccagtcccagtgcatgcctcccccagccgaagtgccttgccacagtaTGAGTGCAAGCCACCTCCAGCCAAtgtattttaccccagtcgcagtgcatgccttgcccagccgaaatgccttacccacatcccagtgcatgcctcccccaaccgaagTACCCTACCCCtgtcccagtatattctccaccagccgaagtgccttaccctagtcccagtgcatgccaaccccaaccgtagtgccttaccccaatcccagtgtatccctcccccagttgaagtgcccttagcccagtcccagtttatgcctcccccatttgaagtgtcttattccagacccagtgtagccctccctcagttgaagtgcctttcctccagtcccagggaatccctcccccagttgaagtgccttaccccggtccagtgtatccctgccccagttgaagtgccttaccccagtcccagtatatgcgtcccccagccatagtgccttaccccagtcccagggtatccctccccagctgaagtgcctgagcccagtcccggtgtaagcctcctgcagttgaagtgccttattcaGGAGCCACTGTATCCCtcacacagttgaagtgcctttccttcagtccctgggcatccctcccccagttgaactgccttaccccagatccagtgtatccctccaccagttgaagtgtctaactccagtcccagtgttagcatcccccagttgaagtgccttaccccagtgccagtgtatccctccctcagttgaagtgccttaccccggtccagtgtatcccggccccagttgaagtgccttaccccagtcccagtatatgcgtcccccatccgtagtgccttaccccagtcccagggtatccctccccagctgaagtgccttagcccagtcccggtgtaagcctcccgcagttgaagtgccttattccagacccagtatatccctcccacagttgaagtgcctttcctccagt from Pristiophorus japonicus isolate sPriJap1 chromosome 23, sPriJap1.hap1, whole genome shotgun sequence encodes the following:
- the LOC139235389 gene encoding zinc finger protein 551-like, which produces MEKPWKCGDCGKGFRSPSLLEIHQHSHTGERPFTCSECGKRFTQSSDLLKHQRVHTGERPFTCSECGKGFTCSSNLLAHQRVHTGERPFNCYECGKGFTCSSNLLTHQRVHTGERPFTCSECGKGFTRPSILLTHQRVHTGERPFTCSECGKGFTQSSHLQSHQRVHTEERPFTCSECGKGFNCSSNLLAHQQVHTGERPFTCYECGKGFTCSSNLLTHQRVHTGERPFTCSECGKGFTQSSNLLRHQRVHTGERPFTCSECGKGFTQASHLLKHQRVHK